The following proteins come from a genomic window of Populus nigra chromosome 6, ddPopNigr1.1, whole genome shotgun sequence:
- the LOC133697389 gene encoding E3 ubiquitin protein ligase RIE1-like isoform X1, which yields MSSESDSHAPLLRPRQDSPTSPTASQTTLAVLLGRATGRRGPSMLVRETAARELDERRADWGYSKPVVALDMLWNAAFVVVSVTMLVVTAKERPNTPIRIWICGYSLQCLVHVILVWLEYRRRNTRRGRDVESEQQSIEGENVAESEDEDGDEHDRATPPRSSFTKRCESVNTMVSFLWWIVGFYWVVSGGDALLQNAPRLYWLAVVFLAFDVFFAIFCVVLACLIGIALCCCLPCIIAILYAVAGQEGASEADLSMLPKYKYLVIGNEEKRPRVGAGKMVPVETSSGYLSTERILLPEDAECCICLSPYEDGAELHALPCNHHFHATCIVKWLKMNATCPLCKYNILKGNEQV from the exons ATGTCATCCGAAAGTGATTCCCACGCGCCACTCCTCCGCCCTCGACAAGACTCTCCGACCTCCCCAACCGCCAGCCAAACCACCCTAGCCGTCCTCCTCGGCCGGGCCACTGGCCGCCGCGGCCCGTCCATGCTGGTAAGAGAAACAGCAGCTCGTGAGCTGGATGAGAGACGCGCTGACTGGGGGTACTCGAAGCCGGTGGTGGCATTAGACATGCTGTGGAACGCAGCGTTCGTGGTGGTTTCGGTAACGATGCTGGTGGTGACGGCGAAGGAGAGGCCGAACACACCGATAAGGATATGGATCTGTGGGTATAGCTTGCAGTGTTTGGTGCATGTCATTTTGGTGTGGTTGGAGTATAGGAGAAGGAACACGAGGAGAGGGAGAGATGTAGAGAGCGAACAACAGTCAATTGAGGGAGAAAATGTTGCTGAGAGTGAAGACGAGGATGGCGATGAACATGATAGAGCAACTCCTCCTAGATCAAG TTTCACTAAAAGATGTGAATCGGTGAATACCATGGTGTCATTTCTCTGGTGGATAGTTGGCTTTTATTGGGTAGTCTCTGGTGGCGATGCCCTTTTGCAAAATGCTCCTCGTTTGTACTG GCTGGCTGTGGTTTTTCTCGCATTTGATGTGTTCTTTGCGATCTTTTGTGTTGTTTTGGCATGTTTGATTGGGATCGCTCTCTGTTGCTGCTTGCCATGCATTATTGCAATTCTTTATGCTGTTGCAGGGCAG GAAGGTGCATCAGAAGCAGATCTCAGTATGCTGCCAAAATACAAATACCTAGTAATAGGTAATGAGGAAAAAAGGCCCAGAGTTGGGGCAGGGAAAATGGTTCCTGTGGAAACAAGCAGTGGGTACTTGTCAACTGAGCGTATACTTTTACCTGAGGATGCG GAATGCTGTATCTGTCTTAGCCCATATGAGGATGGAGCAGAACTCCATGCACTCCCTTGCAACCATCATTTCCATGCAACGTGCATTGTGAAATGGCTTAAGATGAATGCAACATGTCCTCTCTGCAAGTACAACATTCTCAAGGGAAATGAACAGGTATGA
- the LOC133697389 gene encoding E3 ubiquitin protein ligase RIE1-like isoform X2: MSSESDSHAPLLRPRQDSPTSPTASQTTLAVLLGRATGRRGPSMLVRETAARELDERRADWGYSKPVVALDMLWNAAFVVVSVTMLVVTAKERPNTPIRIWICGYSLQCLVHVILVWLEYRRRNTRRGRDVESEQQSIEGENVAESEDEDGDEHDRATPPRSSFTKRCESVNTMVSFLWWIVGFYWVVSGGDALLQNAPRLYWLAVVFLAFDVFFAIFCVVLACLIGIALCCCLPCIIAILYAVAGQEGASEADLSMLPKYKYLVIGNEEKRPRVGAGKMVPVETSSGYLSTERILLPEDAPI; encoded by the exons ATGTCATCCGAAAGTGATTCCCACGCGCCACTCCTCCGCCCTCGACAAGACTCTCCGACCTCCCCAACCGCCAGCCAAACCACCCTAGCCGTCCTCCTCGGCCGGGCCACTGGCCGCCGCGGCCCGTCCATGCTGGTAAGAGAAACAGCAGCTCGTGAGCTGGATGAGAGACGCGCTGACTGGGGGTACTCGAAGCCGGTGGTGGCATTAGACATGCTGTGGAACGCAGCGTTCGTGGTGGTTTCGGTAACGATGCTGGTGGTGACGGCGAAGGAGAGGCCGAACACACCGATAAGGATATGGATCTGTGGGTATAGCTTGCAGTGTTTGGTGCATGTCATTTTGGTGTGGTTGGAGTATAGGAGAAGGAACACGAGGAGAGGGAGAGATGTAGAGAGCGAACAACAGTCAATTGAGGGAGAAAATGTTGCTGAGAGTGAAGACGAGGATGGCGATGAACATGATAGAGCAACTCCTCCTAGATCAAG TTTCACTAAAAGATGTGAATCGGTGAATACCATGGTGTCATTTCTCTGGTGGATAGTTGGCTTTTATTGGGTAGTCTCTGGTGGCGATGCCCTTTTGCAAAATGCTCCTCGTTTGTACTG GCTGGCTGTGGTTTTTCTCGCATTTGATGTGTTCTTTGCGATCTTTTGTGTTGTTTTGGCATGTTTGATTGGGATCGCTCTCTGTTGCTGCTTGCCATGCATTATTGCAATTCTTTATGCTGTTGCAGGGCAG GAAGGTGCATCAGAAGCAGATCTCAGTATGCTGCCAAAATACAAATACCTAGTAATAGGTAATGAGGAAAAAAGGCCCAGAGTTGGGGCAGGGAAAATGGTTCCTGTGGAAACAAGCAGTGGGTACTTGTCAACTGAGCGTATACTTTTACCTGAGGATGCG CCCATATGA